Below is a window of 'Nostoc azollae' 0708 DNA.
TAGTTGGGGGTTTTTCTGGGTGACTGGCCCAAATAATGGTGGGTAAATTGTAGCGGCTAGGGTGGTAGTTGTTGCTAACCAAACCAAAAACATGACGGGATTTTGAATAGCATATTTGGGGTATAGCTTGATAAAGGTATCTCTAATTACTCTGGTATAGAGTAGTTTGGTACTGACTCGGACTTTTTTGCGTTTTTGACGGCGATCACTAGGACGAGAACGGGGTGACTTTGGTCTAGGAGTAGTTGTAGCGGAATTCATAAACGGGGATTGGTGATTGGTCATTGATGATTGGTCATTAGTCATTGGTCATTGGTCATTAGGAAAATTACTTCCCCGTCTTCCCTATCTTCCTCATCTCCCCCAGTCCCCAGTCACCAGTTACCTAGCTTCCACCAGCTAGTTTAAAACCTTCGGCTATGGGTCCTAAAGCTAAAACGGGGAAGAAGGTGAGGAGTCCCAAAATAATAGTTACGCCAGCCGTGACGGTGGTAAACAGTAGGGAATCGGTTCTGAAAGTACCACGGGTTTCTGGTGGTTTTGGTTTATGGGACATACTATCAGCTAAGAGGAGCATGGCCATAATGGGAATGTACCGCCCTGCTAAAATGCTGAAACTTGTGCTTAAGTTCCACCACAAAGTGTTATCTTTTAATCCTTCTAAGCCAGAACCGTTATTAGCTGAGGCTGAAGCATATTCATAAACTACTTGAGAAATGCCGTGAAAGCCTGGGTTGCTAATTCCTGATAGGGAAATAGGATATGCTAGGGCGATCGCACTGGGAATCAAAACTACAATCGGGTGAATCAAAAAGACTATGCTGGCCAGGACAATTTCTGGTTGTTCAATTTTGCGCCCGAAAAATTCCGGGGTGCGTCCTACCATTAACCCGGTGATGAAAACAGTGAGAATTAGGTAAATAAATAGGTAGGCTGTTCCTGTTCCTTGTCCACCCCAAATAATTTGGAGGAACATATTAAATAAAGTCGAAAATATGCCAGAAGGCATCAGGGAATCCTGCATTCCATTCACAGCACCACACATAGTAGCCGTAGTGGCAACAGCCCATAATGCTGTTTCTGCCCAGCCAAGTCGTAGTTCTTTACCTTCTAAATTTGGTAATTGTACACCCAACGCATTATTAATCAGGGGATTTCCTTGTAGTTCACCTGCTGCTGTAATCCAAATTAAAACTACGAAGATGATAAATACCGTCCAAAACAGCAACCAAGTTTGTTTCAGATTATTGGCAAATACGCCGTAGGTATAAATTAAGGATGTCGGAATAGCTAACATGGCGATGATTTCTATCAAGTTAGCAGCACCATTAGGATTTTCAAAGGGATGGGCAGAGTTCGCACCAAAAAAGCCGCCTCCGTTTTCACCTAACATTTTAATCATTTCAAAGGAGGCTACTGGCCCTCTAGCAATATATTGGGTTCCTCCTTCTAAGGTTTGAACAACCAGAGTTTCGTTGAATGTTTGTGGTACACCAAGGGCTATAAGTGTGATCGCCCCAATTATCGAAAGGGGTAATAATATCCGGGTAATAGCACGGGTGATATCAAAATAAAAATTCCCTAACTTTCTTCCTGTCAACCCGCGAATAAAAGCTATACCTACGGATAAACCAGTCGCTGCTGATGTGAACATCAAAAAACCTAAAGCTGCTGTTTGGCTAAAGTAGCTTAAAGTTGTTTCACCGGTGTAATGTTGCTGGTCAGTATTAGTTAAAAAAGATATCGTTGTGTGTAGCAATATATCCCATGTAGGCGTACCAAATCTGTTAGGATTCCAAGGTAATAATCTCTGAAAAGAGATTAATGCATACACAGAAATACCCATGACTAAGTTACTATATATTACTGCTCGAATATACTGCCAAACAGTCATTTCCTCTTTTTTACGGACTCCTGCTAGTATATAAAGAATCTTCTCTATCGGGTTCAGTATCAAGTCAAGTATTGTGTTTTCTCCCAAGAAGACACGGGCTATGTATCTACCTAATTGGGGAGTAATTAATACGACAATAGATAGCGTTAACGCAATTTGTAAAAAACCTTGTCCCATGTACTTTCTACTCGATTAAACTTAAATTTTATAAAACTACTGCAAAAGATATTAGTTCCTAGTCGGCACTATGGCTATAGCTTACGTGACAACGTAGGAGTCATCAGCCAAGCTGTGCTATCAGAAGGAAAAAGGGTACATTATTTACCCCTGCAACGGGAGCAACTCTGCACCTCTGCAACCCTACACTTTTAAATGGGGTTGTAATGGCGATGACTCCTGTAATTATACTTAC
It encodes the following:
- the kdpA gene encoding potassium-transporting ATPase subunit KdpA, encoding MGQGFLQIALTLSIVVLITPQLGRYIARVFLGENTILDLILNPIEKILYILAGVRKKEEMTVWQYIRAVIYSNLVMGISVYALISFQRLLPWNPNRFGTPTWDILLHTTISFLTNTDQQHYTGETTLSYFSQTAALGFLMFTSAATGLSVGIAFIRGLTGRKLGNFYFDITRAITRILLPLSIIGAITLIALGVPQTFNETLVVQTLEGGTQYIARGPVASFEMIKMLGENGGGFFGANSAHPFENPNGAANLIEIIAMLAIPTSLIYTYGVFANNLKQTWLLFWTVFIIFVVLIWITAAGELQGNPLINNALGVQLPNLEGKELRLGWAETALWAVATTATMCGAVNGMQDSLMPSGIFSTLFNMFLQIIWGGQGTGTAYLFIYLILTVFITGLMVGRTPEFFGRKIEQPEIVLASIVFLIHPIVVLIPSAIALAYPISLSGISNPGFHGISQVVYEYASASANNGSGLEGLKDNTLWWNLSTSFSILAGRYIPIMAMLLLADSMSHKPKPPETRGTFRTDSLLFTTVTAGVTIILGLLTFFPVLALGPIAEGFKLAGGS